A window of Thermosynechococcus sp. NK55a contains these coding sequences:
- a CDS encoding AmpG family muropeptide MFS transporter, giving the protein MAGIGAVLRVFQSRKMAALLLLGFSSGLPLFLTSRTLQAWMTVEGIDLTAIGLFSLVGLPYSLKFLWSPLLDRYRVPFLGRRRGWLLLIQVLLLGAIALMAVQDPRGSLQLLAINAFAIAFLSASQDIAVDAYRADVLEPLEMGAGAGIYVLGYRIALLVTGSLALILADQLPWPVVYALMALLMVVGMVTTFWAPEPEVHPPAPPSLAQAVTRPFLDFFQRYGWGTGLIILLFICLYRLGDALTGNMMTPFLLQQGFSQTQIGAVQGGVGLIATIVGALVGGAAISQIGIHRALWIMGGLQASSNISYFILANAGANPTVMVAAISVDNFCAGLAIAALTALLMSLCNPQFSATQYALLSSLFAFSRDILAAPAGKAAEMMGWPLFFLFTIGAALPALLLLPFFAPWQARPAFPRPGSDD; this is encoded by the coding sequence ATGGCGGGAATCGGCGCAGTCCTACGGGTTTTTCAAAGTCGCAAAATGGCGGCACTGCTCTTGTTAGGTTTTTCGTCAGGGTTGCCGCTGTTTCTCACCAGCCGAACGCTGCAAGCATGGATGACCGTTGAGGGCATTGACTTGACGGCCATTGGCCTCTTTAGCCTTGTGGGGTTGCCCTACTCCCTGAAGTTTCTCTGGTCCCCCTTGCTGGATCGCTATAGGGTTCCCTTTTTGGGACGGCGGCGGGGCTGGTTACTACTGATTCAGGTGCTCCTGTTGGGGGCGATCGCCCTGATGGCGGTGCAGGATCCCAGGGGGAGCCTGCAGCTGTTGGCGATAAATGCCTTCGCCATTGCCTTCTTGAGCGCCAGTCAAGATATTGCTGTGGATGCCTACCGTGCCGATGTCCTCGAACCCCTTGAAATGGGAGCAGGTGCGGGTATTTATGTCCTTGGCTATCGCATTGCGCTTTTGGTCACCGGTTCCCTAGCCTTGATCCTTGCGGATCAACTGCCCTGGCCAGTGGTTTACGCCCTGATGGCGCTGCTAATGGTGGTGGGCATGGTCACTACTTTTTGGGCACCGGAACCAGAGGTGCATCCCCCGGCTCCGCCGTCATTGGCACAGGCAGTCACTCGACCCTTCCTTGATTTTTTCCAGCGCTACGGCTGGGGAACGGGGCTGATTATTTTGCTCTTTATCTGCCTCTATCGCTTGGGGGATGCCCTCACGGGCAATATGATGACCCCTTTCCTGTTGCAGCAGGGCTTTAGCCAAACCCAAATTGGCGCCGTACAAGGGGGGGTGGGGCTGATTGCCACCATCGTTGGCGCCCTTGTCGGGGGAGCGGCCATCAGTCAAATTGGTATTCACCGTGCCCTGTGGATTATGGGGGGATTGCAAGCTTCTAGCAATATCTCCTACTTTATTTTGGCCAATGCCGGTGCCAATCCAACAGTGATGGTGGCTGCCATTAGTGTTGATAACTTCTGTGCAGGGCTGGCGATCGCTGCTCTAACGGCTCTTTTAATGAGTCTTTGCAACCCCCAATTTAGTGCAACACAGTATGCGCTGCTCTCCAGTCTCTTTGCTTTTAGTCGGGATATCCTGGCGGCCCCTGCGGGTAAAGCGGCGGAAATGATGGGGTGGCCACTCTTTTTTCTCTTTACAATTGGCGCTGCCCTACCAGCCCTGCTGCTTTTGCCATTTTTTGCGCCTTGGCAAGCGAGGCCAGCCTTTCCCCGCCCCGGCAGTGACGATTGA
- the aroB gene encoding 3-dehydroquinate synthase, whose translation MTRLIPVPLGEHSYWIAIGANTRRQLPALLAAYTPLTPKAPALIVSNPQIWRHYGTDVQEALTQGGWQVTPCILPAGERYKTLRTVEKIYDAALSQRLERGSTLFALGGGVIGDMTGFAAATWLRGIAVVQIPTSLLAMVDAAIGGKTGVNHPQGKNLIGAFHQPRLVVIDPDVLATLPPREFRAGMAEVIKYGVIWDAELFHLLSQLPRLDRMGALPSEQLLQVLQRSCQAKVDVVSKDEREAGLRAILNYGHTIGHALESMGNYRLLNHGEAVAIGMIAAGELAVALGYWSAEAAAAQRALILKAKLPTTIPAHFDVEGLLALLQHDKKVQAQNVRFILPTAIGHGEICDRVPAELIRETLHRLQA comes from the coding sequence ATGACAAGACTGATTCCCGTTCCCCTTGGTGAGCACTCCTACTGGATTGCCATTGGTGCCAACACCCGGCGGCAGTTGCCTGCCCTTTTGGCCGCATATACGCCCTTGACCCCGAAAGCACCTGCCCTCATCGTTTCTAATCCACAAATTTGGCGGCACTACGGCACGGATGTGCAAGAGGCATTAACGCAAGGGGGCTGGCAGGTTACCCCCTGTATCCTACCGGCGGGGGAACGCTACAAAACCCTCAGAACTGTTGAAAAGATTTATGATGCTGCCCTGAGTCAGCGTTTAGAGCGGGGTTCCACCCTCTTTGCCCTTGGCGGTGGCGTCATTGGCGACATGACTGGTTTTGCGGCAGCGACATGGCTGCGGGGAATTGCTGTGGTTCAGATTCCCACCAGTCTGTTGGCGATGGTGGATGCGGCCATTGGCGGCAAAACAGGGGTAAACCATCCCCAAGGCAAAAATCTCATTGGTGCCTTTCATCAACCCCGTCTTGTGGTCATTGATCCCGATGTTTTGGCAACCCTGCCCCCGCGAGAATTTCGTGCGGGTATGGCAGAGGTGATTAAGTACGGCGTCATTTGGGATGCTGAGCTATTTCATTTGCTGAGTCAGTTGCCGCGCTTGGATCGCATGGGTGCTCTGCCCTCTGAGCAGTTGCTCCAAGTCCTGCAGCGTTCCTGCCAAGCGAAGGTGGATGTGGTTAGCAAGGATGAGCGGGAAGCGGGGCTGCGTGCCATTTTGAATTATGGGCATACGATTGGCCATGCCCTTGAAAGTATGGGCAACTATCGTCTTTTGAACCACGGCGAGGCGGTGGCCATTGGTATGATTGCCGCTGGGGAACTGGCTGTGGCGTTGGGGTATTGGTCCGCAGAAGCCGCCGCTGCCCAACGGGCACTGATTCTCAAAGCAAAGCTGCCAACAACGATCCCCGCCCACTTTGATGTGGAGGGACTACTGGCACTCCTACAGCACGACAAGAAGGTGCAGGCGCAAAATGTACGGTTTATTCTCCCCACCGCCATTGGCCATGGGGAAATTTGCGATCGGGTACCGGCAGAACTGATTCGAGAGACGCTCCATCGCCTGCAAGCTTAG
- the nusB gene encoding transcription antitermination factor NusB: protein MITARRVARELALLSGAQVLRQPKLLDESDCRSLILMAVRTLASDVRDTLEQAGTELSESQRLLRHSELLLPHLEKAQMVLQDALQRAEKGLNKIGTALDLPEILYFAHQEEVQAYAIAILRCLQRYQTEIEELVNRSMVDWQLERLTQLDRAIIEIAVVEMRYLEVAKQVAINEAIELAKRYSDEGSHRFINGVLRRISEALNTAQAATGN from the coding sequence ATGATTACTGCTCGTCGTGTTGCTCGTGAATTGGCTTTGCTGAGTGGGGCTCAAGTGTTACGCCAACCAAAACTGCTGGATGAAAGCGACTGCCGCAGTTTGATCTTGATGGCCGTACGTACGCTGGCGAGTGATGTGCGCGATACCCTCGAACAGGCGGGCACCGAACTGAGTGAAAGTCAACGACTGCTCCGCCACAGTGAACTCCTGTTGCCCCACCTCGAAAAGGCACAGATGGTGCTTCAGGATGCCCTTCAGCGGGCGGAAAAGGGCTTGAACAAAATAGGCACTGCTTTGGATTTACCTGAGATCCTCTACTTTGCCCATCAGGAGGAAGTTCAGGCCTACGCGATCGCCATCCTCCGCTGTTTACAGCGATACCAAACAGAGATTGAAGAACTGGTAAATCGCTCAATGGTGGATTGGCAATTGGAGCGGCTGACGCAGCTAGATCGTGCCATTATTGAAATTGCTGTCGTCGAAATGCGTTACCTTGAAGTCGCTAAGCAGGTGGCAATTAACGAGGCCATCGAACTGGCCAAACGCTATAGCGATGAGGGCAGCCACCGCTTTATCAATGGCGTGCTGCGGCGGATTAGCGAAGCCCTTAACACGGCTCAGGCAGCCACCGGTAACTGA
- a CDS encoding DUF502 domain-containing protein, with product MLHRLQQAIKNDLIAGLLVVIPLATTIWLSISVSSWVLDLLTRIPKRVNPFKTWHPLLVDLLNVAVGIVVPLTGILLIGLMARNIFGQWLLNTGESILQRIPLAGTTYKVLQQLLETILRDSRDRFRRVVLVEYPRPGLWAVAFVTGTVNGSLQTVFSEPMLSLFIPSSPNPTTGWYVIASEREVRDLDISIEDAFKLIISGGIVTPGTVPTSTLPPTTALVP from the coding sequence GTGCTGCACCGACTCCAACAAGCAATTAAAAACGATCTCATTGCCGGTCTGCTGGTGGTGATCCCGCTAGCAACGACGATTTGGCTATCGATTTCTGTTTCCAGTTGGGTCCTGGATCTCCTCACCCGTATTCCCAAGCGAGTGAACCCTTTCAAAACCTGGCACCCCCTGCTGGTGGATTTGCTCAATGTAGCCGTGGGGATTGTTGTGCCCTTAACAGGCATCTTGCTCATTGGCTTGATGGCGCGCAATATCTTTGGCCAGTGGCTGTTGAACACCGGTGAGAGCATTCTCCAGCGCATTCCCTTGGCGGGCACAACCTATAAAGTGCTGCAACAACTCCTAGAGACGATTCTGCGGGACTCGCGCGATCGCTTTCGCCGTGTGGTGCTCGTAGAATACCCACGTCCGGGCTTGTGGGCCGTGGCCTTTGTCACTGGCACAGTTAATGGTTCATTGCAAACGGTCTTTTCCGAGCCAATGTTGAGTCTATTTATCCCCTCCTCCCCTAACCCCACCACCGGTTGGTATGTGATTGCCAGTGAGCGGGAGGTGCGAGATTTGGATATTTCGATCGAGGACGCCTTTAAGCTAATTATTTCTGGAGGGATTGTTACACCGGGAACGGTTCCAACTTCGACGTTGCCCCCCACCACTGCTCTAGTACCCTAA
- a CDS encoding tetratricopeptide repeat protein: MLTEVLTALDQGNFQQAEKLLATLPPGDARLLLCRGQLYLKTNRLEEAESDFCQLLRLNCGPKLMQMARRGLEKIEQIRQQQRQQAILETHAVVGVEQQGVLILEGVAAPEQRVILARLLATMFKIDAYTARLLIPSRGWRLIRTGNFAELTVYCQELKQQGFTLFCVPFEALTATPVLQVRYFAALEPQPRVVCTTSLSSAPVEFTFTWSQVSQRVEGLLPIFEQVFDRDRQGKVTRKEQIQDHAQCCDLHLLQQNQILRFYRGGYQFHQGIPLSHGAEVIQRELDLDQNTSWAKWRQLSSLWQQHCGDRPVWQDFTSFAETALDFTELLSKIPPHLNLFRREDSPWDAAFMLYSSLAFHRARSGSNR; the protein is encoded by the coding sequence ATGCTGACTGAGGTTTTGACAGCCTTGGATCAAGGAAATTTCCAGCAAGCAGAAAAATTGCTGGCCACTTTGCCGCCGGGGGATGCGCGTCTACTTCTATGCCGAGGCCAACTCTATCTCAAGACAAACCGGCTAGAGGAGGCTGAGTCAGACTTTTGCCAATTACTGCGGCTAAACTGTGGCCCCAAGCTGATGCAAATGGCACGGCGCGGCCTCGAAAAAATTGAGCAAATTCGCCAACAGCAGCGGCAGCAGGCCATTTTAGAAACCCATGCTGTGGTGGGGGTAGAGCAGCAGGGTGTTCTGATTCTCGAAGGGGTGGCTGCCCCGGAGCAGCGGGTAATTCTTGCCCGCCTTTTGGCCACCATGTTTAAGATTGATGCCTATACGGCGCGTCTTTTGATCCCGTCGCGGGGCTGGCGTTTGATCCGCACGGGCAACTTTGCGGAACTCACCGTTTATTGCCAAGAACTAAAGCAGCAGGGGTTTACCCTCTTTTGTGTCCCCTTTGAGGCGCTGACAGCCACCCCCGTCTTGCAGGTGCGTTATTTTGCGGCCTTAGAGCCACAGCCGCGTGTGGTGTGTACCACTTCCCTATCATCCGCGCCAGTGGAGTTTACGTTTACTTGGTCACAGGTGAGCCAGCGAGTGGAGGGGTTGCTGCCGATTTTTGAGCAGGTGTTCGATCGCGATCGCCAAGGGAAAGTCACGCGCAAAGAACAAATTCAGGATCATGCCCAGTGCTGTGATCTCCACCTGTTGCAGCAAAATCAAATCCTGCGCTTTTATCGCGGCGGTTACCAGTTTCACCAAGGGATTCCCCTGAGTCACGGGGCCGAGGTGATCCAGCGTGAGTTGGATTTGGATCAAAATACCTCATGGGCAAAGTGGCGGCAGTTATCGAGTCTTTGGCAGCAGCACTGTGGCGATCGCCCCGTCTGGCAAGACTTCACCAGCTTTGCAGAAACCGCCTTGGACTTTACAGAACTCCTGAGTAAAATTCCCCCCCACCTTAACCTCTTTCGCCGTGAGGACAGTCCTTGGGATGCCGCCTTCATGCTCTACAGCAGTCTAGCCTTTCACCGTGCCCGCAGTGGCAGCAACCGCTAA
- the dnaJ gene encoding molecular chaperone DnaJ: MARDFYEILGVSRSADAEELKRAYRRLARKYHPDVNKEPGAEEKFKEINRAYEVLSDPQARANYDRFGEAGVSGVGAAGFSDFGIGDMGGFADIFETFFGGFATGSRRQQGPTRGDDLRYDLKLEFREAVFGGEKEIRINHLETCKTCQGTGAKPGTRPVTCSTCGGIGQVRRSARTPFGSFTQLTTCPTCGGSGVVIEDRCESCGGQGHIQVSKKLKITIPAGVDNGTRLRVSGEGDAGLRGGPPGDLYVYLFVQPDPEFQREGNNILSRIKISYLQAILGCRIPVSTVDGEAELKIPAGTQPGTVLVLEGRGVPRVGNPVARGDHLITVDVEIPTHITHEERELLEKLAKIRGERLGKGGLEGFLGSLFGG, translated from the coding sequence ATGGCTCGTGATTTCTATGAGATCTTAGGTGTCTCACGGTCTGCGGATGCTGAAGAATTAAAACGAGCCTATCGGCGCTTGGCTCGCAAGTATCACCCCGATGTCAACAAAGAACCGGGCGCTGAAGAAAAATTCAAGGAAATCAACCGCGCCTACGAGGTGCTCTCGGATCCCCAAGCGCGAGCCAACTACGATCGCTTTGGCGAAGCCGGCGTGAGTGGTGTCGGAGCTGCTGGCTTTAGTGACTTTGGTATTGGCGATATGGGTGGCTTCGCCGATATTTTTGAAACCTTCTTTGGGGGGTTTGCCACTGGCAGTCGGCGGCAGCAAGGACCCACTCGAGGTGATGATCTACGCTATGACCTGAAACTGGAATTTCGCGAAGCCGTTTTTGGGGGTGAAAAGGAAATTCGCATTAACCATTTGGAAACCTGTAAAACCTGTCAAGGCACAGGGGCAAAGCCCGGCACACGACCAGTTACCTGTAGTACCTGTGGTGGGATTGGTCAAGTGCGGCGATCGGCACGAACCCCCTTTGGCAGTTTTACCCAGCTAACCACCTGTCCAACCTGTGGCGGTTCCGGTGTGGTGATTGAAGATCGCTGTGAGTCCTGTGGCGGCCAAGGCCATATCCAAGTCAGCAAAAAGCTAAAAATTACCATTCCCGCTGGGGTGGACAACGGCACACGGTTGCGGGTCTCAGGTGAAGGGGATGCCGGTTTGCGGGGAGGGCCCCCCGGCGATCTTTACGTCTACCTTTTTGTTCAACCTGATCCTGAGTTTCAGCGCGAAGGTAACAACATCCTGTCGCGGATTAAAATTAGCTACCTGCAAGCGATTCTGGGCTGTCGGATTCCCGTCAGCACCGTGGATGGGGAGGCAGAACTGAAAATTCCCGCAGGTACCCAACCCGGCACGGTGTTAGTCCTAGAAGGTCGCGGTGTTCCCCGGGTGGGCAATCCCGTGGCGCGGGGCGATCACCTAATTACCGTTGATGTCGAAATTCCCACCCATATCACCCATGAGGAGCGAGAACTGCTGGAGAAGTTGGCGAAAATTCGCGGCGAGCGCCTGGGCAAAGGCGGCTTAGAGGGCTTCCTCGGCAGTCTATTTGGTGGTTAG
- the dnaK gene encoding molecular chaperone DnaK, translating into MGKIIGIDLGTTNSCVAVLEGGNPVVIPSAEGGRTTPSIVAFGKSGERLVGQLAKRQAVTNAENTIFSIKRFIGRRWEETAEERARVPYTCVPGRDGMVDVQIRDRTYTPQEISAMILQKLKQDAEAYLGEAVTQAVITVPAYFSDAQRQATKDAGAIAGLEVLRIINEPTAASLAYGIDKQDQDQTILVFDLGGGTFDVSILQLGDGVFEVRSTAGNNHLGGDNFDECILDWLLACFKEQEGIDLSKDKMALQRLREAAEKAKVELSGTLSTSINLPFITADETGPKHLEMELTRSKFEELCAHLVQATLEPMEQAIADAGLTVKDIDRVLLVGGSTRIPAIQELVKQFCGKNPDRSVNPDEAVAIGAAIQGGILGKETTVKDLLLLDVTPLSLGLETLGGVFTKIIERNTTLPTSKTQTFSTASDGQTVVEIAVYQGERPIAKDNKQLACFELTGIAPAPRGVPQIDVTFDIDANGILSVSAVDRATGRQQSVRITNRGGLSSMEIERMRQEAQIYAQADQLKKEIAELRNQADALLYSYESTIKNHGITLTPDLRARIEPVVQSMQAAMVDDNITPDEIRKRMEALQQALVTLGSVVYQQTAGGSMMTSIPTMGGATMSSQATQVLDSEATIISDNEETVVSDYEAVD; encoded by the coding sequence ATGGGTAAAATCATTGGCATCGACCTGGGAACCACAAATAGTTGTGTGGCAGTCTTAGAAGGGGGGAATCCCGTCGTGATCCCCAGTGCAGAGGGTGGGCGCACCACCCCCAGTATTGTTGCCTTTGGCAAGTCGGGCGAACGGCTGGTGGGTCAACTGGCTAAGCGGCAAGCCGTCACCAATGCCGAAAACACCATTTTTAGTATCAAGCGGTTTATTGGTCGTCGCTGGGAGGAAACCGCCGAGGAACGTGCCCGTGTCCCTTATACCTGTGTGCCGGGCCGCGATGGCATGGTGGATGTGCAGATTCGCGATCGCACCTATACCCCCCAAGAAATTTCCGCCATGATTCTGCAAAAGCTGAAGCAGGACGCGGAAGCCTATCTAGGGGAAGCCGTGACCCAGGCCGTAATTACTGTGCCAGCCTACTTTAGTGATGCGCAGCGCCAAGCGACTAAAGATGCGGGGGCGATCGCCGGCCTTGAGGTGCTGCGAATTATCAACGAACCCACCGCCGCCTCCTTGGCCTACGGCATTGACAAGCAGGATCAAGATCAAACCATTCTGGTTTTTGACTTGGGCGGTGGCACCTTTGATGTCTCGATTCTACAACTGGGGGATGGGGTCTTTGAGGTGCGCTCCACAGCTGGCAACAATCACCTCGGGGGCGACAACTTTGACGAATGTATTCTTGATTGGCTCTTGGCCTGCTTCAAGGAGCAGGAGGGAATCGATCTCTCCAAAGACAAAATGGCACTGCAACGCCTCCGCGAAGCTGCCGAAAAAGCAAAAGTGGAGCTATCGGGCACCCTGAGCACTTCCATTAACCTGCCCTTCATTACTGCTGATGAAACGGGGCCTAAGCACCTTGAAATGGAACTTACCCGCAGTAAATTTGAGGAACTCTGCGCCCACTTGGTGCAGGCAACCCTTGAACCCATGGAGCAGGCGATCGCCGATGCCGGCCTTACAGTTAAAGACATTGACCGCGTATTACTCGTCGGTGGTTCTACCCGTATTCCCGCTATTCAGGAGTTGGTGAAGCAATTCTGTGGCAAAAATCCCGATCGCTCTGTTAATCCCGATGAAGCAGTTGCCATAGGTGCAGCCATTCAAGGGGGGATTCTTGGCAAAGAAACGACCGTTAAAGATCTTCTGCTGCTGGATGTCACGCCCCTCTCTTTGGGGCTGGAAACCCTAGGCGGTGTCTTTACAAAAATTATCGAACGTAACACTACCCTCCCCACAAGCAAAACTCAAACCTTTTCCACCGCTAGCGATGGCCAAACTGTAGTTGAAATTGCCGTCTACCAAGGGGAGCGCCCCATTGCTAAGGACAATAAACAACTGGCCTGCTTTGAACTCACGGGGATTGCCCCCGCCCCTCGGGGAGTGCCGCAAATTGATGTTACGTTTGATATTGATGCCAACGGTATCCTGAGTGTGTCGGCCGTTGATCGCGCCACGGGTCGCCAGCAAAGTGTGCGCATCACCAATCGCGGTGGCCTCAGCAGCATGGAAATCGAGCGCATGCGCCAAGAAGCACAAATTTATGCCCAAGCAGACCAACTCAAGAAAGAGATTGCCGAACTGCGCAACCAAGCTGATGCCCTGCTCTACAGCTATGAATCAACAATCAAAAACCATGGCATTACCCTGACCCCAGATCTGCGGGCACGCATTGAGCCAGTGGTTCAGAGTATGCAGGCCGCAATGGTGGATGACAACATTACCCCCGATGAAATTCGCAAGCGCATGGAAGCCCTGCAGCAGGCCTTGGTGACCTTGGGGAGCGTGGTATATCAACAGACAGCAGGCGGTTCAATGATGACCTCAATCCCAACAATGGGGGGAGCTACGATGAGTTCCCAAGCGACTCAAGTTTTAGATAGCGAGGCCACAATAATCAGCGATAATGAAGAAACAGTTGTTTCAGATTATGAAGCGGTTGATTAA
- a CDS encoding DUF2854 domain-containing protein produces MLGSVSLGTLGLIVGALLTGVGVVAYAAGNATLNLAGFFYGVPLLLGGLALKAAELKPVPYREAPTPEAIAGRSQATPTQTQIRRDVTRYRYGQEAHLDSTLASLGLSPSNAERPVLVAIAETLTDGAYTLILEFDSPAVPFEVWQSKQAKMQTFFGPNIRVTITNEGNDRVAVALIRQ; encoded by the coding sequence ATGTTGGGGTCTGTATCGCTGGGAACTTTGGGGTTAATTGTTGGTGCACTGCTGACAGGGGTGGGGGTGGTGGCCTATGCTGCGGGGAATGCCACCTTGAATCTGGCTGGCTTTTTCTATGGTGTGCCCCTACTGTTGGGAGGATTGGCCTTAAAGGCGGCAGAACTCAAGCCGGTGCCCTATCGTGAAGCCCCAACCCCGGAGGCGATCGCGGGCCGTAGCCAAGCAACACCTACCCAAACCCAAATCCGTAGGGATGTCACTCGCTATCGTTATGGTCAAGAAGCCCACCTCGATAGCACATTGGCTAGTTTAGGCCTGAGTCCTTCGAATGCGGAGCGTCCTGTCTTGGTAGCGATCGCCGAGACGCTAACCGATGGTGCCTATACATTAATCTTGGAATTTGACTCCCCGGCGGTCCCCTTTGAGGTGTGGCAATCGAAGCAAGCCAAGATGCAGACCTTCTTTGGCCCCAATATTCGGGTAACCATTACCAATGAGGGCAATGACCGTGTGGCAGTGGCCCTGATTCGCCAGTAA
- a CDS encoding YajQ family cyclic di-GMP-binding protein, translating into MASTFSFDIVSDFDWQELVNAVDQTEREIKARYDLKDTQTTLELTKEGLTIHTDSEFTLNSVQTILQQKAAKRQLSLKIFDYGPVEPAGGQRVKQLIKLRRGIHSELAKEISKLIRNEFKKVQASIQGDVVRVSAKSKDDLQAVIQRLKTEDYPVPLQFTNYR; encoded by the coding sequence ATGGCAAGCACGTTTTCCTTTGATATTGTGAGTGATTTTGACTGGCAGGAGCTGGTCAATGCGGTGGATCAGACTGAGCGAGAGATCAAGGCCCGCTATGACCTTAAGGATACCCAGACTACCCTTGAACTGACAAAAGAGGGACTGACGATTCACACCGATAGTGAGTTTACCCTCAATTCAGTGCAAACGATTCTGCAGCAGAAGGCAGCGAAGCGGCAGTTGTCTCTGAAAATTTTTGACTATGGGCCTGTGGAGCCAGCGGGGGGCCAACGGGTCAAACAGTTGATTAAGTTGCGGCGTGGTATCCATTCAGAGCTAGCCAAGGAAATTAGCAAGCTCATCCGCAATGAATTTAAGAAAGTGCAGGCCTCCATCCAAGGGGATGTGGTGCGGGTCAGTGCCAAGTCAAAGGATGACCTACAAGCGGTGATCCAACGCCTGAAAACGGAAGATTATCCTGTGCCATTACAATTTACAAATTACCGCTAG
- the petB gene encoding cytochrome b6: protein MNKVYDWFEERLEIQAIADDITSKYVPPHVNIFYCLGGITLTCFLIQFATGFAMTFYYKPTVAEAFASVQYIMNEVNFGWLIRSIHKWSASMMVLMMILHVFRVYLTGGFKKPRELTWVTGVVLAVITVSFGVTGYSLPWDQVGYWAVKIVSGIPAAIPVVGDQLVELMRGGESVGQATLTRFYSLHTFVLPWSIAVFMLMHFLMIRKQGISGPL from the coding sequence ATGAACAAAGTTTACGACTGGTTTGAGGAACGCCTCGAAATTCAGGCGATCGCTGACGATATCACCAGCAAGTATGTGCCGCCCCACGTAAACATTTTTTACTGTCTTGGTGGCATTACCCTCACCTGTTTTCTCATCCAATTTGCCACAGGCTTTGCCATGACGTTTTACTACAAACCTACGGTGGCTGAAGCCTTTGCTTCTGTGCAGTACATCATGAATGAGGTCAATTTTGGCTGGTTGATCCGCTCCATTCACAAGTGGTCCGCCAGCATGATGGTCTTGATGATGATTTTGCACGTCTTTCGGGTCTATCTTACCGGCGGCTTCAAGAAACCCCGCGAACTCACTTGGGTGACGGGTGTGGTCTTGGCGGTGATTACCGTCAGCTTTGGTGTCACGGGCTACTCCCTGCCTTGGGACCAAGTGGGCTATTGGGCGGTCAAAATCGTTTCCGGTATCCCTGCAGCGATTCCCGTGGTGGGTGACCAACTGGTGGAACTGATGCGTGGGGGTGAAAGTGTCGGTCAAGCGACCCTCACTCGCTTCTATAGTTTGCACACCTTTGTGCTCCCTTGGTCGATCGCCGTCTTTATGCTGATGCACTTCCTGATGATTCGTAAGCAGGGCATTTCGGGTCCCCTGTAA
- the petD gene encoding cytochrome b6-f complex subunit IV, producing the protein MAKVLKKPDLTNPALRAKLKKGMGHNYYGEPAWPNDLLYIFPVVIMGTIALVIGLAVMDPAMVGEPADPFATPLEILPEWYLYPTFQIFRVVPNKLLGVLINASIPLGLMLIPFIESVNKFQNPFRRPVAMTVFLFGTLVTLWLGIGAAFPLDKSLTLGLF; encoded by the coding sequence ATGGCAAAAGTTTTGAAAAAGCCTGATTTAACGAATCCGGCTCTGCGGGCAAAACTGAAAAAAGGCATGGGCCACAACTACTATGGCGAACCTGCTTGGCCCAATGACCTGCTCTATATCTTCCCTGTGGTGATTATGGGCACGATCGCTCTGGTGATCGGTCTGGCGGTGATGGATCCTGCTATGGTGGGTGAACCGGCGGATCCCTTTGCCACCCCCTTGGAAATTTTGCCGGAGTGGTACCTCTATCCCACCTTCCAGATTTTCCGGGTGGTACCCAACAAGCTGTTAGGTGTGCTCATCAATGCCTCCATTCCCTTGGGCTTGATGCTGATTCCTTTTATTGAAAGTGTCAACAAGTTCCAAAATCCTTTCCGTCGTCCTGTGGCGATGACGGTCTTCCTCTTTGGCACACTGGTGACGCTGTGGCTGGGTATTGGTGCTGCTTTCCCCTTGGATAAGTCCCTCACCCTTGGCCTGTTCTAG
- a CDS encoding NYN domain-containing protein — MLPLQERLSIFIDGNNMFYAQQKNGWFFDPRRVLEFFTRDPNIVLVNAFWYTGLKDMQDQRSFRDALINLGYTVRTKLLKEYYDEALGKYYQKANLDIEIVIDMFNTVGQYDRVVLFSGDGDFERAIELLRSKNTHITVVSTEGMIARELRNATDRYIDLNEIRPFIEKIDPQNSQNSN, encoded by the coding sequence ATGCTTCCCCTTCAAGAACGCCTCTCAATTTTTATCGATGGAAATAATATGTTCTATGCCCAGCAGAAAAACGGCTGGTTTTTCGATCCCCGTCGTGTTCTCGAATTCTTCACCCGTGATCCCAACATTGTATTGGTGAATGCCTTTTGGTATACCGGCCTCAAGGATATGCAAGATCAGCGTTCGTTTCGCGATGCGCTCATTAACCTTGGCTATACCGTGCGCACAAAGCTGTTGAAAGAATACTACGACGAAGCCCTTGGCAAGTACTACCAAAAAGCCAATTTAGACATTGAAATTGTGATTGATATGTTCAACACCGTTGGTCAGTACGATCGCGTAGTTCTCTTTAGCGGGGATGGTGATTTTGAGCGAGCGATCGAATTGCTGCGTTCCAAAAACACCCATATCACAGTTGTTTCCACCGAAGGGATGATTGCGCGGGAACTGCGCAACGCCACTGATCGCTACATTGATCTCAATGAAATTCGCCCGTTTATTGAAAAAATTGACCCGCAAAATTCACAAAATTCAAATTAA